In one window of Nitrospiraceae bacterium DNA:
- a CDS encoding glycosyltransferase family 4 protein, which produces MKIVIAESSTTVGGQELAVLLHAERLVRRGHRVLLVLEPNSPIMAMAKEKGLDVEPMVMRQWRMPVAILAFRNLIARERPDIVHVNSSRDSWIATLAAQLLSARPKVIRTRHISAPLTNNAATHLLYRRLFDMVIVTGGERTRQDLIQRDGLAPDRVAAFPIGLDVEQFSPAPPLRDIRKELGLPSDQRLVGLISYLRDYKGHTYFVEAAARVLKQHQRVTFLIVGEGPEERNIRAQIERLGIAQHVRMLGFRDDLLDIFRSLTIFAIPTIEGDTIPQVLMQALAIGLPVVSTTTGSIPDVVKDGVSGLIVPPRDAEALADRIGLLLDDPSRCASLGREGRLTVERCYSLDRMVDELERVYRRVTNS; this is translated from the coding sequence GTGAAGATTGTGATCGCTGAGTCCAGCACCACGGTCGGGGGCCAGGAATTGGCCGTGCTGTTGCACGCGGAACGGCTCGTGCGGCGGGGCCACCGTGTCCTGTTGGTGCTCGAACCGAACAGTCCCATTATGGCCATGGCGAAGGAGAAGGGCCTCGATGTGGAGCCGATGGTCATGCGGCAATGGCGGATGCCGGTGGCGATCTTGGCCTTCCGGAACCTCATCGCCCGTGAGCGGCCCGATATCGTACACGTCAACAGTTCGCGAGACAGTTGGATCGCGACGCTGGCTGCGCAGCTCCTTTCGGCGCGTCCGAAAGTCATCCGGACTCGGCACATCTCCGCGCCGCTGACGAACAACGCGGCGACGCATCTGCTCTATCGCCGGCTGTTCGACATGGTGATCGTGACGGGCGGCGAGCGCACGCGGCAGGACCTGATCCAGCGCGATGGTCTGGCGCCGGACCGCGTAGCGGCCTTCCCCATCGGGTTGGATGTCGAGCAATTTTCCCCGGCGCCTCCGCTACGGGACATCCGCAAAGAGCTGGGGCTGCCATCCGACCAGCGACTGGTCGGGCTGATTTCGTATTTGCGTGACTACAAAGGCCACACCTACTTCGTCGAGGCGGCCGCGCGAGTGCTCAAACAGCATCAGCGCGTCACGTTTCTGATCGTCGGAGAGGGACCTGAGGAACGAAACATCCGGGCGCAGATCGAACGGCTTGGCATCGCGCAGCACGTGCGGATGCTGGGTTTCCGCGACGATCTCCTGGATATCTTCCGTTCCCTGACGATTTTTGCGATCCCGACGATCGAAGGCGACACCATTCCACAGGTGCTCATGCAGGCCCTGGCGATCGGGTTGCCGGTGGTGTCGACCACGACCGGGTCGATTCCCGACGTGGTCAAGGACGGGGTATCCGGGTTGATCGTTCCGCCGCGGGATGCCGAAGCCCTTGCCGACCGGATCGGTCTCTTGCTGGATGATCCCTCGCGCTGCGCGTCGCTGGGGCGGGAAGGTCGCCTCACCGTCGAGCGGTGCTATTCCCTCGATCGCATGGTCGACGAACTCGAGCGTGTCTACCGGCGTGTCACGAACTCCTAG
- a CDS encoding glycosyltransferase family 9 protein yields the protein MTPATSTQPMGTLRRLLMVKPSSLGDIVHAMPTVASLRRGFPEARVTWLVKQQWAPIVERIGGVDEVCAVSGGLSGWLNHVPALRAAAFDLVVDLQGLFRSGAMTWLTGCPRRIGFANAREGSPFFYTQRVPVPSATLHAVDRYLLVSDALGAPRPTVPQFEFLRRPDDEAAIEVLLDRAGISGTRWIAMNVSARWLTKRWPAGHFAQLADLLQKSGAGPVVLIGGPAEQPESDAVKSLMQTKAVDLTGQTPVGLLPGFLRRAAVLVTNDSGPMHIAAAVGTPVVSLFGPTDEKRTGPYGSRHIVLSHPVACRPCLSRRCNHAVPLECLGGVTPEQVERAVRQQLVRT from the coding sequence ATGACGCCCGCTACCTCCACACAGCCGATGGGCACCTTGCGGCGTCTGCTGATGGTCAAGCCCAGTTCCCTCGGGGATATCGTGCATGCGATGCCGACCGTGGCGTCGTTACGCCGCGGATTTCCGGAGGCGCGCGTCACCTGGTTGGTCAAGCAGCAATGGGCGCCGATCGTGGAGCGAATCGGCGGCGTGGACGAAGTCTGCGCCGTAAGCGGCGGGCTTTCGGGGTGGCTGAACCACGTTCCTGCCCTGCGCGCCGCAGCGTTCGACCTGGTCGTGGATCTTCAGGGCCTGTTCCGAAGCGGGGCGATGACCTGGCTGACCGGTTGCCCGCGGCGGATCGGCTTCGCCAATGCCCGAGAGGGCAGTCCCTTTTTTTATACGCAACGGGTCCCGGTTCCCAGCGCCACTCTGCATGCCGTCGACCGGTACCTGCTGGTGTCGGATGCCCTGGGGGCACCGCGTCCCACCGTGCCGCAATTCGAATTTCTCCGGCGGCCTGACGATGAAGCGGCGATCGAGGTTCTGCTGGACCGTGCCGGCATCTCCGGCACGAGGTGGATCGCCATGAACGTCTCGGCCCGCTGGCTTACCAAGCGGTGGCCGGCCGGGCATTTTGCGCAGTTGGCCGATCTGTTGCAGAAGAGCGGGGCGGGGCCGGTCGTTCTGATCGGCGGTCCGGCCGAACAGCCGGAATCCGATGCCGTGAAGAGCCTGATGCAGACGAAAGCGGTTGATCTCACCGGACAGACCCCTGTAGGCTTACTGCCCGGTTTTCTTCGAAGGGCTGCGGTCCTGGTGACAAATGACTCGGGCCCGATGCATATTGCCGCCGCGGTCGGGACACCGGTCGTGTCGCTGTTCGGTCCCACAGACGAAAAGCGAACCGGTCCCTATGGAAGCCGGCATATCGTGCTCTCGCATCCGGTGGCCTGTCGTCCTTGCTTAAGCCGCCGCTGTAACCATGCCGTGCCGCTCGAGTGCTTAGGCGGGGTGACCCCGGAGCAGGTCGAGCGGGCGGTGCGACAACAACTCGTTCGGACTTAG
- the waaF gene encoding lipopolysaccharide heptosyltransferase II, translated as MRKEAVRRIVVRGPNWLGDAVMCEPALDLVRALFPEADVTLLVKPGIAELLANHPAVNRMLVYDDRGRHAGLAGKWTLAGVLRRHRFDLAILFQNAFEAALLSFLAGIPRRFGYATDGRGLLLTDPVSPPGRKSGKHQVEYYWDMLKPLGGQGTPPAPRLFVTQEEAEAMKIRLADAGIAPGDVVIGVNPGSTYGQAKRWLPERYAEVVNRLVKDTQARVRGRVAVAILGAKGEEQLGKSIAAQIKARTVVCSGQTTVRELLALVKRCQLFLTNDTGPMHVAAAFDVPLVAVFGPTDWQATSPYRVAAQLMRQPVACAPCLLRECPIDHRCMTAVTVDQVYQAATLLPLVVPTVETAPQAPARESAGGSLAGVTVFLDRDGTINEDTGYIKTPEELRLLPGVGPALAELQKAGARLVVVTNQSGVARGYLTLEALEIIHGKLVDRLAAEGVRLDGLYVCPHHPNDGCDCRKPATGMVDRAVEELRIDPTRAYMVGDSARDIELAKRIGARSVLVMSGPSGAEALAELRERGMAPDHVAEGLADAVGWILGRGQSDPSPPVSAQNQP; from the coding sequence GTGCGTAAGGAAGCTGTCCGTCGGATCGTCGTGCGAGGGCCGAATTGGCTTGGCGACGCCGTCATGTGCGAGCCGGCCTTGGATCTTGTCCGTGCGTTGTTTCCGGAAGCCGACGTCACGCTGTTGGTGAAACCGGGCATTGCCGAACTGCTGGCCAACCATCCTGCCGTGAATCGCATGCTGGTCTACGACGATCGCGGCCGGCACGCAGGCCTGGCCGGGAAGTGGACGCTGGCTGGTGTCCTGCGCCGTCATCGTTTCGACTTGGCCATCCTGTTTCAAAACGCGTTCGAGGCGGCGCTGTTGAGTTTCCTGGCCGGCATCCCCCGCCGCTTCGGCTATGCCACCGACGGGCGTGGCCTGCTGTTGACGGACCCGGTTTCGCCGCCCGGCCGCAAGAGCGGCAAACATCAAGTCGAGTACTACTGGGATATGTTGAAGCCGCTGGGCGGGCAAGGGACGCCTCCGGCACCGCGCCTCTTCGTCACTCAAGAGGAAGCGGAGGCGATGAAGATCCGTCTGGCCGACGCCGGTATCGCGCCGGGGGATGTCGTGATCGGCGTGAACCCCGGCTCGACCTATGGGCAAGCGAAGCGGTGGCTGCCGGAGCGGTATGCCGAGGTCGTCAATCGCTTGGTGAAGGATACGCAAGCCAGGGTGCGAGGGCGCGTAGCCGTGGCGATTCTCGGCGCAAAAGGGGAAGAACAGCTGGGGAAATCCATCGCAGCACAGATCAAGGCCCGCACCGTCGTGTGTTCGGGGCAGACGACGGTCCGCGAATTGCTCGCGCTCGTCAAACGCTGCCAACTCTTTTTGACCAATGATACCGGCCCTATGCACGTCGCCGCGGCGTTCGATGTGCCGCTCGTCGCGGTGTTCGGGCCGACCGACTGGCAGGCCACGTCGCCTTACCGCGTGGCGGCGCAACTCATGCGGCAGCCTGTCGCCTGCGCCCCCTGCCTGCTGCGGGAATGTCCGATCGATCACCGGTGCATGACGGCCGTGACGGTCGATCAGGTGTACCAGGCGGCGACTCTGCTGCCCCTCGTGGTCCCGACAGTGGAAACCGCGCCCCAGGCGCCTGCTCGCGAGTCGGCAGGGGGGAGCCTGGCGGGTGTCACGGTGTTTTTGGATCGTGACGGGACGATCAACGAAGATACGGGGTACATCAAGACCCCGGAGGAATTGCGACTCCTGCCGGGAGTCGGACCGGCGCTCGCTGAATTGCAGAAGGCCGGGGCGAGGCTGGTCGTGGTCACGAATCAATCCGGCGTCGCACGCGGATACCTCACTCTGGAAGCGCTTGAGATCATTCATGGGAAGCTCGTGGACCGTCTCGCGGCCGAAGGCGTCCGGCTCGATGGGCTCTATGTCTGTCCGCATCACCCGAATGACGGCTGCGACTGCCGGAAGCCGGCGACGGGGATGGTCGACCGTGCCGTTGAGGAGCTCCGAATCGATCCGACTCGTGCCTATATGGTAGGAGACAGCGCGCGCGATATCGAGTTGGCGAAACGCATCGGCGCACGCAGCGTTCTCGTCATGAGCGGTCCGTCCGGAGCAGAGGCGTTGGCTGAGTTGCGGGAGCGGGGCATGGCACCGGACCATGTAGCCGAAGGGCTGGCGGACGCGGTTGGATGGATCCTGGGCCGGGGGCAGTCCGATCCCTCGCCGCCCGTCTCCGCACAGAACCAGCCATGA
- the lpxK gene encoding tetraacyldisaccharide 4'-kinase encodes MSMGQGRAGSSWRRWAGVPYEVAARFRAWLYRRGWPTRTRLPRPVVSVGNLTVGGTGKTPVVIHLVEQLTGQGKRVAVLSRGYRRRSSAAQLLVSDGRRLLASAEEAGDEPYLIASRCPGAIVAVGADRVALGTWVLQQAPVDCFVLDDGFQHLRLHRDVDLLLVDASDPEGIQAALPFGRLREPITAARRADAILITRAGSAVEAEPVWRCLTQACGPLPAPVLVQFRADSFQRIGGNETKTADALKDAPALLFSGVGNSGSFHALAKALGIVVRETLDFRDHAHYTAEIVERIRQRTKACGAELAVTTEKDAGKVVPFLSPDDVWWAVRLQTEIVVGRERLTQLLRLKLAVVMQEGRA; translated from the coding sequence ATGAGCATGGGGCAGGGGCGGGCGGGTAGTTCTTGGCGCCGGTGGGCCGGGGTACCCTACGAAGTTGCGGCAAGATTCAGGGCCTGGCTGTATCGAAGGGGTTGGCCTACCAGGACTCGGCTTCCGAGGCCGGTGGTCAGCGTCGGCAATCTGACGGTCGGGGGCACCGGAAAGACGCCGGTCGTGATCCATCTCGTCGAGCAGTTGACCGGGCAAGGCAAGCGGGTTGCCGTGTTGAGCCGGGGCTATCGCCGGCGCAGCTCGGCGGCGCAGTTGCTCGTGTCCGATGGACGAAGGTTGCTGGCGTCCGCTGAGGAAGCGGGGGATGAGCCTTACCTGATCGCGTCCCGCTGTCCCGGGGCGATCGTGGCGGTCGGGGCGGATCGCGTCGCACTCGGAACATGGGTGTTGCAGCAGGCTCCCGTCGACTGTTTCGTGCTGGACGACGGGTTTCAGCACCTGCGCCTCCATCGGGATGTGGATTTGTTGCTCGTGGATGCAAGCGATCCCGAGGGAATTCAGGCTGCCTTGCCCTTCGGACGATTGCGGGAGCCGATCACGGCTGCACGACGCGCCGATGCCATCCTGATCACACGCGCCGGGAGCGCGGTCGAAGCTGAACCGGTTTGGCGGTGTTTGACGCAAGCCTGTGGGCCTTTGCCCGCGCCGGTGCTCGTGCAATTCCGGGCCGACTCGTTTCAACGGATCGGGGGAAACGAGACGAAAACGGCGGATGCGTTGAAGGATGCCCCGGCCTTGCTGTTCAGCGGGGTGGGCAACTCGGGCTCATTCCACGCGCTGGCAAAGGCGCTTGGGATTGTCGTGCGGGAGACTCTGGACTTTCGGGACCATGCGCACTATACCGCTGAGATCGTCGAACGAATTCGGCAACGGACGAAGGCCTGTGGCGCTGAATTGGCGGTGACGACCGAAAAGGATGCCGGGAAAGTCGTGCCGTTCTTGTCCCCCGACGATGTCTGGTGGGCGGTGCGTTTACAGACGGAGATCGTGGTGGGGCGGGAACGGTTGACACAACTATTGCGGCTGAAGCTCGCCGTGGTCATGCAGGAGGGGCGTGCGTAA
- a CDS encoding 3-deoxy-D-manno-octulosonic acid transferase: MWYLLYNALLIAISPVILLVLLSKQRCRRGLPQRLGLASEATGRSTADGPPVVIWIHAVSLGEVVAVVPLVRRLRDRYSHARLVVSTVTETGREAVEQRLAGIAEHRYAPLDFSWVVEQALDQVRPNLYLFVETELWPNILRALRRRGIPSILVNGRLSTRSYERQRLPVIRDFYRTMLSMVDVCLMQSDRDAQRVIDLGADKSRVRCTGNIKFDQPMPTASASGTTVSRASLGVGEKERLFVAGSTHPGEEDVLIAAYRTLTEEFPDLLLVLAPRHIERASQVEEALRAAGLPVFRRSQGDGRMPGTGPRAMVLDTRGELALLYRDAAVSLVGGTLVPIGGHNLLEPSAWGTPVLFGPYTDHCAEVAGLLVQSGGGRVVHTADELIRAVASLLRDPAAARHMGESAREVVRRNQGALERTLDVISSYLPIESPHLGTAEGAVVERSERRRP; this comes from the coding sequence ATGTGGTATCTGCTCTATAACGCTCTCCTCATCGCGATTTCCCCCGTCATCCTTCTCGTGCTCCTGTCGAAGCAGCGTTGTCGCCGCGGTCTGCCCCAGCGGTTGGGTCTCGCGTCCGAAGCAACCGGACGGTCCACGGCCGATGGACCGCCGGTGGTTATCTGGATTCACGCCGTGTCGCTCGGCGAGGTCGTGGCGGTCGTTCCGCTCGTCCGGCGCCTTCGGGACCGCTATTCCCATGCAAGGTTGGTCGTGTCGACCGTCACCGAGACGGGCCGGGAAGCGGTGGAGCAACGGCTCGCCGGGATTGCCGAACATCGGTACGCGCCGCTCGACTTTTCTTGGGTCGTGGAGCAGGCGCTGGATCAGGTTCGCCCGAATCTCTACCTTTTCGTCGAAACGGAGTTGTGGCCCAATATCCTGCGGGCCCTTCGCCGGCGCGGCATTCCCTCGATCCTGGTCAATGGTCGGCTCTCCACCCGATCCTACGAGCGCCAGCGGTTGCCGGTGATTCGGGATTTCTATCGAACCATGCTCTCCATGGTCGACGTATGTCTCATGCAATCGGATCGTGACGCGCAACGGGTGATCGATCTCGGAGCCGACAAGTCTCGCGTCCGTTGTACCGGCAACATCAAGTTCGATCAGCCGATGCCGACCGCGAGCGCGTCCGGCACGACCGTCTCGCGCGCATCGCTCGGGGTCGGCGAAAAGGAACGATTATTCGTGGCAGGTAGCACCCATCCCGGAGAGGAAGACGTCCTCATCGCGGCCTATAGGACCTTGACGGAAGAGTTTCCCGATCTGCTGCTCGTGCTGGCGCCGCGACATATCGAGCGAGCGTCGCAGGTGGAAGAGGCGCTCCGGGCGGCCGGCTTGCCCGTGTTCCGGCGTAGCCAAGGTGACGGACGCATGCCGGGGACCGGCCCTCGTGCGATGGTGTTGGATACGCGAGGCGAACTCGCCTTACTCTATCGGGATGCGGCTGTGAGCCTGGTGGGGGGTACGCTGGTTCCGATCGGCGGCCACAATCTGTTGGAACCGTCGGCCTGGGGGACGCCGGTGTTATTCGGACCCTACACCGACCATTGCGCCGAGGTGGCGGGGTTGCTGGTCCAATCGGGTGGCGGTCGCGTGGTCCATACCGCGGACGAACTGATCCGTGCCGTGGCGTCCCTGTTGCGCGATCCCGCCGCCGCGCGCCACATGGGTGAATCGGCTAGAGAGGTGGTGCGCCGGAACCAGGGGGCGCTCGAGCGGACGCTCGACGTCATTTCGTCGTACCTTCCGATTGAATCGCCGCATCTCGGTACCGCGGAAGGAGCGGTAGTGGAGCGGTCGGAGCGCCGCAGGCCATGA
- a CDS encoding lysophospholipid acyltransferase family protein, producing MKPVITRLKFALVPPFGYGVIRSLHASMRWRVEGAEHVDGLLRQGKRMIITFWHAQQLMMPYAYRGSEAHVLISRHGDGELICRIIARFGLQAVRGSSTRGGTEALRELIRLGRSGVDLVITPDGPKGPRQVAKLGVIQLAKATGLPIVPLAFGCSKKNSLRAGTVSSCPIRSRKESFFGGSPSRCRATRRLRKWSACVRSWSSG from the coding sequence ATGAAACCGGTGATCACGCGCCTCAAGTTTGCGCTGGTGCCGCCGTTCGGCTACGGGGTGATCCGCAGTCTCCATGCCTCGATGCGGTGGCGAGTTGAAGGCGCGGAGCATGTCGACGGTCTTCTGAGACAGGGCAAGCGCATGATCATTACCTTCTGGCACGCGCAGCAGCTGATGATGCCCTATGCCTACCGTGGATCCGAGGCCCATGTGCTCATCAGCCGGCACGGCGACGGAGAATTGATTTGCCGGATCATCGCGAGATTCGGACTGCAGGCTGTCCGTGGCTCGAGTACCCGCGGCGGCACCGAGGCGTTGCGTGAGTTGATCCGGCTCGGACGATCCGGGGTAGACCTTGTAATCACGCCGGACGGCCCGAAAGGCCCTCGGCAGGTCGCCAAGCTGGGCGTCATTCAGCTGGCGAAGGCCACGGGGTTGCCGATCGTCCCGTTGGCGTTCGGCTGCTCAAAAAAAAACTCTTTGCGAGCTGGGACCGTTTCATCATGCCCTATCCGTTCGCGCAAGGAGTCTTTCTTTGGGGGGAGCCCCTCACGGTGTCGCGCGACTCGTCGCCTGAGGAAATGGAGCGCGTGCGTCAGGAGTTGGAGTTCCGGCTGA
- the msbA gene encoding lipid A export permease/ATP-binding protein MsbA, with the protein MSGMKQYLRLVRYLDPYRFRLGAAFICAILVAGLSAAYAWLVKPVLDGLFISRDERLLVVLPLAILAVAVLKGIFNYGQNYLMNYVGNQVIGDIREQLFTKLVHLPVRFHDTNTSGRLVSRVINDVSLMANAIAGVLKDIFQQGLTFLAMIGVIIYQNWKLAMISIVVVPLAVVTMVRMGQRLRKLATRGQERMGDMASTLQEALSGIRMVKSFGREEEEAKRFRRSNDAFIHTTMKAIQVSSLGSSHMEVIGVLGVAGIIWYGGYLVIHDEMTPGAFFSFLAAMFMAYAPIRRLSGANNTVQQALAAAERVFEVLDLQTEQESNAGTKDIPPISRSIEFRGVSFRYEGQAMVALDKIDLTIRAGEVLAFVGSSGSGKTTLVSLLPRYYEPTEGQILIDDIDLRECTLRSVRAQIGIVSQEVVLFDDTIRNNIGYGRASATPAEVEAAARLAFAHEFIEKLPQGYETVIGERGLKLSGGERQRLAIARAILRDPPILILDEATSALDTQSERVVQMALANLMKNRTTLVVAHRLSTIQNADRIVVLDRGRVVEIGSHEELLRKGGMYKRLHSLQFADMLSQ; encoded by the coding sequence ATGTCGGGCATGAAGCAGTATTTGCGACTGGTCCGTTATTTGGACCCCTACCGGTTCCGGTTGGGAGCGGCTTTCATTTGCGCGATTCTCGTCGCCGGGCTTTCGGCGGCCTATGCGTGGCTGGTAAAGCCCGTCCTCGACGGCCTGTTCATCAGCCGCGACGAACGGTTGTTGGTCGTCCTCCCGCTGGCCATCCTGGCCGTGGCGGTGCTGAAGGGTATCTTCAACTATGGTCAAAATTATTTGATGAATTATGTCGGGAACCAGGTCATCGGCGACATCCGTGAACAGTTGTTCACGAAGTTGGTGCATCTGCCGGTCCGCTTTCACGACACGAATACCTCGGGCCGCCTGGTATCGCGGGTCATCAACGACGTGAGTTTAATGGCGAATGCCATCGCCGGCGTGTTGAAGGATATCTTTCAGCAAGGCCTGACCTTCCTGGCCATGATCGGGGTGATCATCTACCAAAATTGGAAACTGGCGATGATCTCCATCGTCGTGGTGCCGTTGGCCGTAGTCACGATGGTGCGGATGGGGCAGCGGCTGCGCAAACTCGCGACACGCGGGCAGGAGCGCATGGGTGACATGGCTTCGACGCTGCAGGAAGCGCTGTCCGGGATTCGGATGGTGAAGTCCTTCGGCCGGGAGGAGGAAGAGGCCAAACGGTTCCGCCGGAGCAACGACGCCTTCATCCACACGACCATGAAGGCGATTCAAGTCTCGTCGTTGGGCTCTTCGCACATGGAGGTCATCGGCGTATTGGGCGTAGCCGGTATCATCTGGTACGGTGGGTACTTGGTGATCCATGACGAAATGACCCCGGGCGCATTCTTCTCCTTCCTCGCCGCCATGTTCATGGCCTATGCGCCGATTCGGCGACTCTCCGGCGCGAACAACACGGTGCAGCAGGCGCTGGCCGCGGCAGAGCGGGTATTCGAGGTCCTGGATCTTCAGACGGAACAGGAATCCAACGCCGGGACGAAGGATATTCCTCCGATCAGCCGATCCATCGAATTCCGCGGCGTGTCGTTCCGCTACGAAGGCCAGGCCATGGTGGCCCTCGACAAGATCGATCTCACGATCCGGGCCGGGGAGGTGCTGGCTTTCGTCGGCAGCAGCGGCAGCGGCAAGACGACCCTGGTCAGCCTGCTCCCGCGATATTATGAGCCGACCGAGGGCCAAATCCTGATCGACGACATCGACCTGCGCGAGTGCACGCTCCGTTCCGTGAGGGCGCAAATCGGCATCGTCTCCCAGGAAGTCGTCCTGTTCGATGACACGATCCGCAACAACATCGGCTACGGCAGAGCCAGTGCGACGCCGGCCGAAGTGGAAGCGGCGGCCCGGCTGGCCTTCGCCCACGAGTTCATCGAGAAGCTGCCGCAGGGGTACGAAACCGTGATCGGCGAACGCGGTCTGAAACTTTCCGGCGGTGAACGTCAACGACTCGCGATCGCCCGCGCCATCCTGCGGGATCCGCCGATTCTGATCTTGGATGAAGCCACCTCGGCGTTGGACACGCAATCCGAACGGGTCGTGCAGATGGCGCTGGCCAACTTGATGAAGAACCGCACGACGCTGGTGGTGGCGCACCGGCTCTCGACGATCCAAAACGCCGACCGCATCGTCGTCTTGGATCGGGGCAGGGTTGTCGAGATCGGCTCACACGAGGAATTGTTGCGCAAGGGCGGAATGTACAAGCGGCTGCACAGCCTGCAGTTCGCAGATATGTTGTCGCAGTAG
- the lpxB gene encoding lipid-A-disaccharide synthase, whose product MPNVLIITGEASGDLHGAHLVQALKRKAPSLRIVGIGGKHMQEAGAELVSGIPQLDVMGLIGPSKVAALVNRVRRIRNVIASEAWDLVVLIDNPGLNFHFARVAKAAGRRVLYYIAPQVWAWRKGRIRWIQRRVDHVVSILPFERELYRRAGVPCTFVGNPLLDEVAPSYDRAAIRNRLGLSDGPVIGLFPGSRRGELEQHIPILRDAVRRLAARNPKMQFLVAQASSVPEGALDELVRDSPSPIRIVRDQSSEVMAASDLLLVKSGTSTLQAAVIGTPMILFYRASSRVTYLLARLLIRVPWIGLANLVAGETVVPELIHDEATGERLVVEIERLLGDRTAYDRMRASLAKVREALGGPGASERAADVVLAECRA is encoded by the coding sequence ATGCCGAATGTCCTGATCATCACCGGCGAGGCCTCCGGGGATCTCCATGGCGCTCACTTGGTGCAGGCGCTTAAACGGAAGGCTCCTTCGCTCCGGATCGTCGGAATCGGCGGGAAGCACATGCAGGAGGCCGGGGCCGAGTTGGTATCGGGAATTCCGCAGCTCGATGTCATGGGCCTGATCGGGCCGTCCAAGGTGGCCGCACTGGTCAACCGGGTTCGTCGCATTAGGAACGTCATTGCCTCAGAGGCCTGGGATCTCGTGGTCTTGATCGACAATCCCGGCTTGAACTTTCATTTCGCGCGCGTCGCCAAGGCGGCGGGGCGGCGGGTCCTGTACTACATCGCTCCCCAAGTCTGGGCCTGGCGCAAAGGACGCATCCGCTGGATTCAGCGGCGCGTCGACCACGTGGTCTCCATTCTGCCCTTTGAGCGTGAGTTGTACCGTCGGGCCGGTGTTCCCTGTACCTTCGTCGGGAATCCATTGCTGGACGAAGTGGCGCCCTCGTACGATCGGGCTGCCATCAGGAATCGGCTGGGCCTGTCCGATGGACCTGTGATCGGGCTGTTCCCCGGCAGTCGCAGGGGAGAATTGGAACAACACATTCCCATTCTGCGCGATGCCGTGCGCCGCTTGGCGGCTCGAAACCCGAAGATGCAATTCCTCGTGGCGCAGGCATCCTCGGTCCCGGAAGGCGCCTTGGACGAGCTGGTGCGGGACAGTCCCTCGCCGATTCGCATCGTGCGCGACCAGTCGAGTGAAGTGATGGCGGCCTCCGATCTCCTGTTGGTGAAGTCCGGGACCTCGACGCTGCAGGCCGCGGTCATCGGCACCCCGATGATTCTCTTCTACCGCGCGTCGTCGCGCGTGACCTATCTGTTGGCCCGGCTTCTGATCCGCGTGCCCTGGATCGGGCTGGCGAATCTGGTGGCCGGTGAGACGGTCGTGCCGGAACTCATTCACGATGAAGCGACCGGAGAGCGGCTGGTGGTCGAGATCGAACGGCTCCTCGGCGATCGCACGGCCTATGATCGCATGAGGGCTTCGTTGGCGAAGGTGCGTGAAGCCCTGGGCGGGCCGGGGGCTTCGGAACGGGCGGCGGATGTCGTCCTGGCGGAATGTCGGGCATGA
- a CDS encoding Gfo/Idh/MocA family oxidoreductase, with protein MKRLRAGVIGVGHLGQHHARHYATLPGVSLVGVYDTDPSRAKLIADRHGVSSYQRIKDLLNDVEIVSVAAPTSAHYAAAKACLEAGKHVLVEKPIAVTVAEARELVDLAKRQRSVLQVGHSERFNPIMQLMRPHIVRPAFIECHRLSPFVERGTDVDVVSDLMIHDLDLVLSFNPGPVEDVRAAGVAVLSSSIDIANARIAFAGGCVANLTASRISATKMRRLRVFQKQHYLSIDFQTRQAAISKRVQGEGTKPTIEVEQFKGGDEEPLRMELESFVGSVASGTRPVVSGEDGAAALELAHRILAAIGAFVQRQADGDVSVAGGASVRSAT; from the coding sequence ATGAAGCGGTTGCGGGCCGGCGTAATCGGTGTGGGGCACTTAGGGCAGCACCATGCCCGGCACTATGCGACGTTGCCGGGGGTGAGCTTGGTCGGGGTGTACGACACGGACCCGAGTCGTGCGAAACTGATCGCGGATCGCCACGGTGTCTCCTCCTATCAACGCATCAAGGATTTGTTGAACGACGTCGAAATTGTAAGTGTCGCCGCGCCGACCTCCGCGCACTACGCTGCGGCCAAGGCCTGTCTTGAGGCTGGAAAACATGTCCTCGTCGAAAAGCCCATCGCCGTGACCGTGGCCGAAGCCCGCGAGTTGGTCGATCTGGCGAAGCGACAGAGATCCGTGCTGCAGGTCGGGCACAGCGAGCGGTTCAACCCGATCATGCAGTTGATGCGTCCCCACATCGTTCGGCCAGCGTTCATCGAGTGCCACCGGCTCAGTCCGTTCGTCGAACGGGGGACGGACGTGGACGTCGTGTCGGACCTGATGATTCATGATCTGGACCTCGTGCTGTCGTTCAACCCCGGACCGGTGGAGGACGTGCGGGCCGCCGGTGTGGCGGTGCTGTCTTCCAGTATCGATATTGCCAACGCCCGGATCGCCTTCGCCGGCGGTTGTGTGGCCAACCTGACGGCCAGCCGGATTTCGGCCACGAAGATGCGCCGGTTGCGGGTCTTCCAAAAGCAGCATTACCTGTCCATCGATTTTCAGACCCGGCAAGCCGCCATCTCCAAGCGTGTCCAGGGCGAGGGGACCAAGCCGACCATCGAGGTGGAACAGTTCAAAGGCGGTGATGAGGAACCCCTGCGGATGGAGTTGGAGTCGTTTGTGGGTTCGGTGGCGTCAGGGACTCGCCCGGTGGTCTCCGGCGAAGACGGAGCCGCCGCGCTTGAGCTGGCTCATCGGATCTTGGCGGCGATTGGCGCGTTCGTGCAGCGGCAGGCGGACGGCGACGTTTCGGTTGCCGGCGGCGCTTCCGTTCGGTCCGCGACGTGA